TCCTTTACAAAGTAAGTGGTACCTCCAGAGCTGTTAACTGGATTCTTTGTCCTTATGAGCTGAGTTTGGGCAATCATAGCTTTAGTCTACTGCAGACCCAGCATGGGTGGGTATGTAAAATGAGCCAGTTACTGCTAGTGGATTTCACAGAAGCACGGGTTAAAAGAGGGGCTGCTGCCTAAGCATACATGTCCAGCATCATTTATGGGTTGCTAGGATATCTGAGATATTAATGAAAAGCTGGCAGATATGGTACAGAGTTTGTGCCCTATAGGAAGGCCACACAGGCCACCCCAGGGTCCCTATGGTGGCACCAGGTGTCTATGTTTAGGCAACTGACTCCTGTCCTTCCCATCTGCTGCTGGGTGTGCAGGCGCTGGGATTGCTTTGCCCTCTTCGTATGGCTGTCAGTCAGAGAAGAGGAGATGATGTGGAAATGCTGTATGCAGCTACTAGTAACGCAGACAGCAGATCAGTGCAGAAGCTGAAATACTCATGACTGCCTGTATAAAAGCTGCCAGTTTTATTTCCACTGGTAGAGCTGAGCTGAGGTGTATATTGGGGTcaggactgaaagcagccctggaGTATCTTCCAAAGGAGGAGTAAATCCTTCAGCATCCTGTATCCCGCCATAGATATGAGTCATTCCAGAAAGAGCTGGGTACTCCCAGATTGGATACCTTTATTATTTTGGGACTTTTGGGCTAGGAATCTGCCAAGGGCAGACATTGGGATCAGAGGGCATGGCAGCTGGCACGGGAGGTCACAGCTCCTCTGAAGCCTGTTCTTCATCACTCTCTACTTCTAAGAACACATCACTGATCTCTGATACATTCCTGCCCTCACCTGCGGTGGTTGCCATAATCcccccctcctgctgctctgtggtTCACAAAGGCACTGCTAATGCCTTCACTATTTCTCCTCAGTGGCAGATGTATTCCTAGCTCTGGTAATGTTGTACTGAGCCCCTCAAACTCTGTGAGAGTCTGTGTAGGTTGCTCTTTGCTGGTTCCTGTTTTGAGGTCATCTAAGTGTCCTGTCAgccttttcctgctgcagccacacCACAGTTGTTCATGCAGGATAAAAGTGGATGCATGGAGCACTGCAGAAGTGgcggggctgctggggaaaagTTTGTCTGCAGGAATGTGATCTCTTTCCACACACTGTAGGACAATTCCCACACTAAAGAGAGTTTGGAGCTGGCAGAAATAGGGGAGCAAGGAATTTGGCTTGTCATTATTACTGAGTGAAACCACAGGACTCTTCTGCCACTCTTCTCTCTGTCTGTATACAGGCAGCGCTGCCATGTGAACTGCAAGGAGGCTTGAATGAGTATGAAATCAAGACCATAAGTGGGTAAAGATGGGGATCTACTTCTTGTGCAAAGGGTGGCATGATAAGGGAGTTACCGGGCAATCATATATGCAGTCTTTGAGGAAATAACAGCATAAATAAGGAAACAGGTACAGATTATTTGCCTTGCCAAAAACTATAAAGAGAAGGGTACTCACACCCTGGAGCTGACTCTCTGCTTACACCTCTACTCTGGGGTCTGTAAATCCACGCTTGCCTTCATTAACCAGAGTGGGCCTTTCAGTTCTTGTGTGCCAGACCAACACCTAGAGGGAATCACAAAGAGTTCAGGGGCTGTGGATGCCATGGAAACGCCGAGAGCGACGCATCCATCGAGTGGGATCCTCCGCAATGTTTGAAGCATGTGATTCAAAGGGGTTGATCCTGGGAGAAACTTCACAGGCACATGAAACAGTGACAAGAGGGATCATTATGGACCAAAAAGCCAGACTCAACCCTCTCCCAATCCTCCTGGATTTTGGAGAAGCAATCTGGGTGCAAATTGTATAGCTGAGGCTTTTTATTAGCACAGTTAGAGTGCATAGCACTAACTGTTCCTCAGTGCTCTCTGAGCTTCGCATCTGTGAAGCATTTGGCAGGCTCTTCCCCTCTGTCCCAGCACCATTCGACGCTGACGTgtgccagcacagggcaggcacAGTGGAAGGTGAGGGAACATGGCAGGAGGCTGCAAAAGCAGCCAGGACCCAGCCAGGAGAATGTATCTTCAAGGTCTCTTGTCTTACTCACCTTTGTGCAGTTGGCTGCTTTGGGCTCCAGTCCATCCATAGTCACTAGATCCTTCAGCAGACTGGTTTCCTGGTAGCCTCCTTTAACTCCCTCCAGCTTGAAACTGGCCTGGGGCTTCTCCAGGATCAGCTTGATGCTGATAGCAAATCCAGCCATGTCAATAGCAAAGGGCCGGTTAGGGTCAAAGACGGTTTTCCAGCCCACCACCTTCCCTGCTGGGCTCACTTTTGGGGATTCATATCGCAGCCCCCCAACAAAAGCCACTGGCCAGACTGACACCCTCCTTGTGTAGCGCATCTGTGTGCCAGAAAGAAACAGTGCTGTGAGAATTCAGCCCCGCGAGGTTTGTCCCAACCCATTAGCATACcatcctctgcttttcttggcACTTGTCTTGCCCCATTGACTTCCCACAAAATCACATAGCTTTAGGCAGCGTGAGCTCTTCGTCACCTGTGCTACTGCttgaagagctgcagcctgcaaaGCCACAAGGCTGTTTGAGCACGTTCTTCTCTGAACACCAAACTCGCTGCTTTTCTGTGCCCACGTTCAGTCCCTCAGAAGGAAGACCTTTGGTTTTCAGATATCATCTGAACTTTTATCATTTTTTGtgaaattttatcatttttgtaAATGCCAAACACAACTTCTACCAGGCCTCTAGCTCTGTATTATCAACTGCAGTCGTTCCAACTTCACCCTCATGCAAGTAATCTCCCTCCCTGACTGATACATCTTTGTCCTTGTTTACTGCAAATTCcattctcccccctccccagccttgTTCTTCCATCCATGGTTACTGAGTAAAAGAGTGGGATTTACCAAAATTGTCAGAAAGAACctggaaagaaataagaaaggatGAGCTTAGCAGAGAtctaaaaaattctgaaaactggaaatgtCTTCTGATGCATAACTCTGTATTTCAAGTGGTGTAGTACAGTTTGGCTTAAATTGGTGACAAGGGAGTTCACTGAATAATCATTTTTGTAAGTTTACAATAGACTTGGCATCTTACAAAAGCCAGGTTTCCAGCAGAAGTCTGGGCAAGCTTCTGTGATCCCAAGGGCACAGCCCTGTTGTGGTGGTTGGAACTCAGAGTACAGAAGGGCAGTCAAGGAGAAAAGGTGGATTAGAAAGGCAGTCAACTTTTCTAACATCCCCTACCAATCACACTCCTACAACAGTGCAGATTCATGCTTTGCCAGAAGTTTGTCTTCGGTGCTTATTTAAATCAGGTCAGTTGTCTCTGAGGAGATTTATAAATTCTGGAGTATATATCCTCTGGACACTGGCAAAAGGGGCTCTAGCTGGTGCAACGATGTGCACCATGGCATATGTGCTCTTTGCTCTTTCAGTCCTTTAGACCATGACTACTGGATTTGCATAACTATAGGTTTGTATTTGCCCTATACCCTGCTCCCTGAGTGCAGGTGGGGCGAGGAGGGCTCTAGGCAGCATGCCAGAGCCCTTGTCTCCCTGTTGATGCTAAAAGTCCAAGTGGTagcccttccaacccaaaccattgggtcccttccaacccaaaccattctatgattctatgattctatgattctacatcTTGCTTCTCTGTCCCATGTAATTTTACGGCTCTTACCTCTTCAAAGAGCTCCAGGCTGTAGGTGTTATCATCATCGGCAAAATACACTACCCCTTCCGGTGGTGCAGTGTTGCTGAAGCTGTCCCTCAGCCAGTGCAGCCCCAGGTTCCTCTGTAGTGTCCCCCTTGGGGTGTGGGATGGGATCCAGGACAGTCCCAGCTTCAAACTCTTGGGTGTCTCCACATTGAGGTGGGTGAAGTTGAGCCCTGCCTTCTCCAGCAGGTTGGATACCAGGTTGGTCCTCCGGGGCGAGtcctccaccaccacccagTGCAGGTTCTGTACGTGTAGGAAAGTGTTGGCCAGTCGAGTCAGCTCAGCTTTTTGTACTGGCCGAGTGTAGGTAGGGGTGATAACGAAGATGGTCGGCAAGGTGTCTGACCATGGAGGAGGCCTGGAGTACACATAATTCTGGATGACTTTAGGCGTTGCCCCTACGCTTT
This sequence is a window from Balearica regulorum gibbericeps isolate bBalReg1 chromosome 1, bBalReg1.pri, whole genome shotgun sequence. Protein-coding genes within it:
- the LOC104634487 gene encoding galactosylgalactosylxylosylprotein 3-beta-glucuronosyltransferase 1 isoform X1 codes for the protein MLRRRNLLTTLLIALPWALLLTLWHQYPTTRYLSLLRKETDENVTSKALLNGTSALKEEGLPSCIRQQQSVGATPKVIQNYVYSRPPPWSDTLPTIFVITPTYTRPVQKAELTRLANTFLHVQNLHWVVVEDSPRRTNLVSNLLEKAGLNFTHLNVETPKSLKLGLSWIPSHTPRGTLQRNLGLHWLRDSFSNTAPPEGVVYFADDDNTYSLELFEEMRYTRRVSVWPVAFVGGLRYESPKVSPAGKVVGWKTVFDPNRPFAIDMAGFAISIKLILEKPQASFKLEGVKGGYQETSLLKDLVTMDGLEPKAANCTKRQRAAIVPKVCQQPQQLHALSVLPGPLLHHWRMTNTPKRSHVDQLPLPKRW
- the LOC104634487 gene encoding galactosylgalactosylxylosylprotein 3-beta-glucuronosyltransferase 1 isoform X4; this encodes MLRRRNLLTTLLIALPWALLLTLWHQYPTTRYLSLLRKTDENVTSKALLNGTSALKEEGLPSCIRQQQSVGATPKVIQNYVYSRPPPWSDTLPTIFVITPTYTRPVQKAELTRLANTFLHVQNLHWVVVEDSPRRTNLVSNLLEKAGLNFTHLNVETPKSLKLGLSWIPSHTPRGTLQRNLGLHWLRDSFSNTAPPEGVVYFADDDNTYSLELFEEMRYTRRVSVWPVAFVGGLRYESPKVSPAGKVVGWKTVFDPNRPFAIDMAGFAISIKLILEKPQASFKLEGVKGGYQETSLLKDLVTMDGLEPKAANCTKVLVWHTRTERPTLVNEGKRGFTDPRVEV
- the LOC104634487 gene encoding galactosylgalactosylxylosylprotein 3-beta-glucuronosyltransferase 1 isoform X3; translation: MLRRRNLLTTLLIALPWALLLTLWHQYPTTRYLSLLRKETDENVTSKALLNGTSALKEEGLPSCIRQQQSVGATPKVIQNYVYSRPPPWSDTLPTIFVITPTYTRPVQKAELTRLANTFLHVQNLHWVVVEDSPRRTNLVSNLLEKAGLNFTHLNVETPKSLKLGLSWIPSHTPRGTLQRNLGLHWLRDSFSNTAPPEGVVYFADDDNTYSLELFEEMRYTRRVSVWPVAFVGGLRYESPKVSPAGKVVGWKTVFDPNRPFAIDMAGFAISIKLILEKPQASFKLEGVKGGYQETSLLKDLVTMDGLEPKAANCTKVLVWHTRTERPTLVNEGKRGFTDPRVEV
- the LOC104634487 gene encoding galactosylgalactosylxylosylprotein 3-beta-glucuronosyltransferase 1 isoform X2, producing MLRRRNLLTTLLIALPWALLLTLWHQYPTTRYLSLLRKTDENVTSKALLNGTSALKEEGLPSCIRQQQSVGATPKVIQNYVYSRPPPWSDTLPTIFVITPTYTRPVQKAELTRLANTFLHVQNLHWVVVEDSPRRTNLVSNLLEKAGLNFTHLNVETPKSLKLGLSWIPSHTPRGTLQRNLGLHWLRDSFSNTAPPEGVVYFADDDNTYSLELFEEMRYTRRVSVWPVAFVGGLRYESPKVSPAGKVVGWKTVFDPNRPFAIDMAGFAISIKLILEKPQASFKLEGVKGGYQETSLLKDLVTMDGLEPKAANCTKRQRAAIVPKVCQQPQQLHALSVLPGPLLHHWRMTNTPKRSHVDQLPLPKRW